The proteins below are encoded in one region of Aquisphaera giovannonii:
- a CDS encoding ATP-binding protein: MIKPALQFNEDDSIGHVAAVDTSRVLIDAANQSVVTRVGIGELIAIRGATEQEYLIGIVERVTRTLREGMLDAVGDSGSEIELGLQPNDLVRVILIGTFRTVDGAEKNRFKRGADSFPQIGRDCYLIEAANLQRFMGLLGADIAKEEQLQLGRFIIDPDATAIASGDRFFQRHASILGSTGSGKSWTVALILERAKKLRHPNLIVLDMHGEYQPLAGKEGYCQGFRIAGPGDLMSPDSGIIFLPYWLLNRDEMLSMILDRSDNNAPNQASRFTTHVRMLKEKTLENEGKDSVAKTFTVDSPIPYEIKDLLEALLLDDTKKGTGANNNPVKGEWEGRLTRFISRLQAKLEDRRYGFMFQPPSYAQQYGWLAKQLSQLLCSDHARKGIKIVDFSEVPSDVLPIVAGTFARLLYDLQFWQRADSRTPFTLVCDEAHLYLPVKDGADAVERQALATFERIAKEGRKYGVSLVVVSQRPSDVSRTILSQCNNFLILRLTNDADQAVVRRLMPDSMAGLTEILPMLDTGEALMLGDSVLLPTRIKLDKPAIHPSSGTRQFWKEWNTCKPNADLIAEAVETLRRQTRVNE; this comes from the coding sequence ATGATTAAACCAGCCTTACAGTTCAACGAGGACGATTCAATCGGGCATGTCGCCGCAGTCGACACGAGCCGCGTATTGATCGATGCGGCCAATCAATCCGTTGTCACCCGCGTCGGTATCGGCGAATTGATTGCGATCCGGGGTGCTACAGAGCAGGAATATCTGATTGGCATCGTCGAGCGCGTCACGCGTACACTTCGTGAAGGCATGCTCGACGCAGTAGGAGATTCTGGTTCTGAGATTGAATTGGGATTGCAGCCCAACGACTTGGTTCGCGTAATTCTGATAGGTACATTCAGGACAGTAGATGGTGCTGAAAAGAATCGCTTCAAGAGAGGTGCCGATTCCTTTCCCCAGATTGGTAGAGATTGCTATCTGATTGAGGCCGCCAACCTTCAACGTTTCATGGGCCTGCTTGGAGCAGATATAGCAAAAGAAGAGCAGCTTCAGCTAGGAAGATTCATCATTGACCCAGACGCGACGGCTATAGCGAGCGGAGACCGATTTTTTCAACGACACGCCTCGATTCTCGGCAGCACTGGCTCGGGCAAAAGCTGGACGGTCGCTTTAATACTTGAGAGGGCAAAAAAACTCCGTCACCCAAACCTTATAGTACTTGATATGCACGGCGAGTATCAACCGCTGGCTGGCAAAGAGGGGTATTGTCAGGGCTTCAGGATAGCCGGACCAGGGGATTTAATGTCTCCTGACAGCGGGATTATATTCTTGCCGTACTGGCTTCTTAACCGGGATGAAATGCTTTCCATGATCTTGGATCGGAGTGATAATAACGCGCCAAACCAGGCGTCGCGATTTACGACACACGTACGAATGCTGAAAGAGAAGACACTCGAGAATGAAGGGAAAGATTCTGTAGCCAAAACCTTTACAGTAGATTCTCCTATTCCTTATGAGATCAAAGATTTACTAGAAGCACTGTTGCTTGATGACACGAAGAAAGGAACTGGGGCAAACAACAATCCAGTTAAGGGTGAATGGGAGGGTCGACTGACTAGATTTATCTCTCGTTTACAGGCTAAACTTGAAGACCGAAGATATGGCTTCATGTTTCAGCCTCCCTCGTACGCGCAACAGTACGGATGGCTAGCCAAGCAACTTAGTCAGCTGCTCTGCTCTGACCACGCCCGCAAAGGGATCAAGATTGTGGACTTCTCGGAAGTACCCTCCGATGTCCTACCGATAGTCGCAGGCACGTTCGCACGACTTCTCTATGACCTACAGTTCTGGCAAAGAGCTGACAGCCGAACGCCCTTTACATTGGTCTGCGACGAAGCTCACTTGTATTTGCCCGTGAAAGATGGGGCCGACGCCGTCGAACGACAGGCCTTAGCGACCTTTGAAAGGATTGCAAAAGAAGGGCGAAAGTATGGTGTTTCTCTCGTGGTCGTGAGCCAAAGACCATCGGACGTAAGTAGGACAATTCTTAGCCAATGCAACAATTTTCTAATACTCCGACTCACGAACGACGCTGACCAAGCCGTCGTTCGCCGTCTAATGCCAGATTCGATGGCCGGCCTGACGGAAATTTTACCTATGCTGGATACGGGAGAGGCTTTAATGTTAGGCGACTCA